One segment of Gemmatimonadota bacterium DNA contains the following:
- the rimM gene encoding ribosome maturation factor RimM (Essential for efficient processing of 16S rRNA): MTDTPRLLAVGRIRKPHGIRGEVVVETMTDAPDATFAPGRRVFVGTVVGDEWHDAHTGATLTLTVTKSRPFQDGMLVIFDAITDRSLAEHWRNHTLLVPVSELELPDDGEVYEHELEGLAVVNTNGESLGAVTAWYRLPQGLLLDVNTARGIVSVPFSERFVVRVDRATRTITVDIPEEFFERGA, translated from the coding sequence GTGACTGACACGCCCCGCCTGCTCGCCGTCGGCCGCATTCGCAAGCCGCACGGCATCCGTGGCGAAGTCGTAGTCGAAACGATGACCGACGCGCCGGACGCGACCTTCGCGCCCGGCCGTCGCGTTTTCGTGGGCACCGTCGTCGGCGACGAATGGCACGACGCACACACCGGCGCAACCCTCACGCTCACCGTCACCAAGTCGCGGCCATTTCAAGATGGCATGCTCGTGATCTTCGACGCGATCACCGATCGCTCGCTCGCCGAACACTGGCGCAATCACACGTTGCTGGTGCCCGTGAGTGAACTCGAATTGCCCGACGACGGCGAAGTGTACGAACACGAACTCGAAGGGCTCGCCGTGGTCAACACCAACGGCGAATCACTCGGCGCCGTGACCGCGTGGTATCGGTTGCCGCAGGGATTGTTGCTCGATGTGAACACCGCGCGCGGAATTGTGTCGGTGCCGTTCAGTGAAAGGTTTGTGGTGCGCGTGGATCGTGCGACGCGCACCATAACGGTGGACATCCCTGAAGAATTTTTCGAGCGCGGCGCCTAA